TGGCGTCAGGGCCAAATGGTGTGACGATCTATAAACCCGATAAAGGCTATCGCTACATGCTCTACTCCAGCTGGCAGACCGAGCCGGCCGATCTGATAGAGAGGCTGATGAAGAAATGACCAGATTGACGGTGATGGTCAGAGAGAGAATGGATGCCTTTAGGGGAGCGAAGGTCGGATTGGTGACCAACTCGACGGGGGTGGATGAGAAACTTCGCGACAACATATCCATCCTGATCGAACAGGGGGTTAAGGTCGAGCTGATATTCTCACCTGAGCACGGGTTATATCAGACCGGATCGCCGGGCGAAAGCATAGGGAATTTCCACGAACCCAGATACGACATCCCCGTCATCAGCCTCTATGGCCCCTTGAGGAAGCCTGAGATAGGGATGCTCTCCGATCTGGAGCTGCTTATCTACGACATACAGGATGTCGGAGCGAGGTTCTTCACCTACATATCGACGATGTTCCTGTGCATGGAGTCGGCGTCCGAGGCCGGGATATCTTTCATCTTGCTTGACAGGCCCAATCCCATAACCGGAACGATCATAGAGGGGCCGATCCTCGAACAAGGGTTGATTTCATTCGTCGGCATGCACCCCGTGCCGATCAGATACGGCCTGACGCCCGGCGAACTGGCCAAGTTGTATCGCGAGGATAGAGGGCTTGAGCTTGATCTGGAGGTCATACCGATGAGAGGATGGCGGAGGGACACGTAGTTCGACGAGACCGGTCTAGAATGGGTGATGCCCTCTCCTAA
The nucleotide sequence above comes from Candidatus Poribacteria bacterium. Encoded proteins:
- a CDS encoding DUF1343 domain-containing protein, translating into MTRLTVMVRERMDAFRGAKVGLVTNSTGVDEKLRDNISILIEQGVKVELIFSPEHGLYQTGSPGESIGNFHEPRYDIPVISLYGPLRKPEIGMLSDLELLIYDIQDVGARFFTYISTMFLCMESASEAGISFILLDRPNPITGTIIEGPILEQGLISFVGMHPVPIRYGLTPGELAKLYREDRGLELDLEVIPMRGWRRDT